The following are encoded together in the Nocardioides thalensis genome:
- a CDS encoding glycosyltransferase family 2 protein: protein MGKFQRAVGVVVFGTAVLAAALLGWAIGVSGDPTPTSLTKGLLLAAGFSLLVAAVVGWVERRIATHARRSLDPRHMPLAPKVVMAETRGVYAGPVTVTALIPAHNEEACLAATLESLLGQSHRPRRVVVVADNCTDGTVDIARRAGVDVIETVDNVHKKAGALNQALRQVLPGLGDNDLVLVMDADTTLDAGFLEGAVRRATADRGLMAIGGLFYGEEGSGLLGQFQRNEYTRYARDLRRRRGRLFVLTGTASLFRPRALRAVAAERGRTIPGVPGDVYDTAVLTEDNELTLALKSLGALTISPAECTVVTEVMPTWQALWAQRLRWQRGALENLAAYGMRPTTFRYWVQQLGIGYGVIALATYLGLLVVMAVYRDSWTWFPFWLGVGALFTLERVVSVWAGGWRARVLGVLLIPELCYAMFLDVVYLKGVWDISMRRQAHWKHVVVTDRGAVLGG, encoded by the coding sequence ATGGGGAAGTTCCAGCGGGCCGTGGGCGTCGTCGTCTTCGGCACCGCAGTGCTTGCTGCCGCATTGCTCGGATGGGCGATCGGCGTCTCCGGCGACCCCACGCCCACGTCGCTGACGAAGGGTCTCCTCCTCGCCGCCGGCTTCTCGCTCCTCGTCGCCGCTGTGGTCGGCTGGGTCGAGCGGCGCATCGCCACGCACGCCCGCCGCAGCCTCGATCCCCGCCACATGCCGCTGGCGCCCAAGGTCGTCATGGCCGAGACCCGGGGCGTGTACGCCGGGCCGGTCACCGTCACCGCCCTCATCCCCGCGCACAACGAGGAGGCGTGCCTCGCAGCGACGCTGGAGTCCCTCCTCGGCCAGTCGCACCGGCCCCGACGGGTGGTCGTCGTGGCGGACAACTGCACCGACGGCACCGTCGACATCGCCCGTCGCGCGGGCGTGGACGTGATCGAGACCGTCGACAACGTGCACAAGAAGGCGGGCGCGCTCAACCAGGCACTCCGTCAGGTGCTGCCCGGCCTGGGCGACAACGACCTGGTGCTCGTGATGGACGCCGACACCACGCTCGACGCGGGCTTCCTCGAAGGAGCCGTCCGCCGCGCGACCGCGGACCGCGGGCTGATGGCCATCGGCGGCCTGTTCTACGGCGAGGAGGGCTCGGGCCTGCTCGGGCAGTTCCAGCGCAACGAGTACACCCGCTACGCGCGCGACCTGAGGCGACGCCGCGGCCGGCTGTTCGTGCTCACCGGAACCGCCTCGCTGTTCCGGCCGCGGGCGCTCCGGGCGGTCGCCGCCGAGCGGGGCCGGACCATCCCCGGCGTGCCTGGCGACGTCTACGACACCGCCGTGCTGACCGAGGACAACGAGCTCACGCTGGCGTTGAAGTCCCTCGGCGCCCTGACCATCTCGCCCGCAGAGTGCACCGTCGTCACCGAGGTGATGCCGACCTGGCAGGCCCTGTGGGCCCAGCGGCTGCGCTGGCAGCGCGGCGCGCTGGAGAACCTGGCCGCCTACGGCATGCGGCCGACGACGTTCCGCTACTGGGTCCAACAGCTCGGGATCGGGTACGGCGTGATCGCGCTCGCCACCTACCTGGGGCTGCTCGTGGTCATGGCGGTGTACCGCGACTCCTGGACCTGGTTCCCGTTCTGGCTCGGCGTCGGTGCGCTCTTCACGCTCGAGCGGGTGGTGAGCGTCTGGGCGGGCGGCTGGCGGGCACGCGTTCTCGGCGTACTCCTCATCCCGGAGCTCTGCTACGCGATGTTCCTCGACGTGGTCTACCTCAAGGGTGTGTGGGACATCTCGATGCGCCGTCAGGCGCACTGGAAGCACGTCGTCGTGACCGACCGCGGCGCGGTGCTGGGAGGCTGA
- a CDS encoding diguanylate cyclase domain-containing protein, protein MTARSERLLAAAVMVGWAVAYGAAVLLGRETRVGGSEFSLAWPAAAVSTVWLLSTRGIPLRVVALAVLVTVNGLINPFSDGSVLTGLLFGGVNALHAATAVAVLAAFGWRTPRPPDQLRDIGALATAALSAALVGSVVGGALTELRLGGSFVDGMVLIGARNAVSTFVGVVTLLAIPRLHRSGGPASSVERVGLVVAASATSVGVMALPMPVLFLLVPLTVAVAMRCGPSIVSVLAGAQGLLVVFVTVRGGGQFAEIDDIQVRVLVAQVLIVVLVLVGLVLALGERDRARALRRSQAAEARLVDLALHDQLTGLPNRTLVGDRIEAGLAEARRSGLRMAILYIDLDRFKQINDTRGHDGGDRVLRLFADRLSGLARAHDTVARLGGDEFVMVCPAVADIDHARSIASRVVHRMDEPFDVDGEPLMVTASVGVTLADGRDGSVRDVLRRADAALYAAKDHGRSRYEVFDAAEQGSAAAV, encoded by the coding sequence GTGACGGCGCGGTCGGAGCGCTTGCTCGCGGCCGCGGTCATGGTCGGCTGGGCGGTGGCGTACGGCGCCGCCGTGCTCCTCGGGCGGGAGACCCGCGTCGGCGGGTCGGAGTTCTCGCTCGCCTGGCCGGCGGCCGCGGTGTCGACGGTCTGGTTGCTCAGCACCCGGGGGATCCCGCTCCGCGTCGTCGCGCTGGCCGTCCTCGTGACCGTCAACGGGCTCATCAACCCGTTCTCGGACGGCTCGGTGCTCACCGGGCTGCTCTTCGGCGGGGTCAACGCTCTCCACGCGGCGACTGCCGTCGCGGTGCTCGCCGCGTTCGGCTGGCGCACGCCCCGGCCTCCCGACCAGCTGCGCGACATCGGTGCGCTGGCGACGGCCGCGCTGTCCGCTGCGCTCGTCGGGTCCGTGGTCGGCGGTGCGCTCACCGAGCTGCGTCTCGGCGGGTCCTTCGTCGACGGCATGGTGCTGATCGGCGCTCGCAACGCGGTCAGCACCTTCGTCGGGGTGGTCACGCTGCTCGCGATCCCGCGGCTTCACCGGTCGGGTGGCCCGGCCTCGTCGGTCGAGCGGGTCGGTCTCGTCGTCGCGGCGAGTGCCACGTCGGTGGGCGTGATGGCGCTGCCGATGCCCGTGCTGTTCCTGCTGGTCCCGCTCACGGTGGCCGTGGCCATGCGCTGCGGCCCGTCGATCGTGAGCGTCCTCGCGGGCGCGCAAGGCCTGCTCGTCGTCTTCGTCACCGTGCGTGGGGGCGGACAGTTCGCGGAGATCGACGACATCCAGGTCCGGGTCCTCGTCGCCCAGGTGCTGATCGTCGTGCTGGTGCTGGTCGGGCTCGTCCTGGCACTCGGGGAGCGGGACCGCGCGCGTGCTCTGCGGCGCAGCCAGGCGGCCGAGGCGCGCCTGGTCGACCTGGCCCTGCACGACCAGCTGACCGGGCTGCCCAACCGCACCCTGGTGGGTGACCGGATCGAGGCCGGTCTCGCCGAGGCGCGGCGCTCCGGCCTCAGGATGGCGATCCTCTACATCGACCTCGACCGCTTCAAGCAGATCAACGACACCCGCGGCCACGACGGCGGGGACCGCGTGCTGCGGCTCTTCGCCGACCGGCTCTCCGGACTCGCGCGGGCGCACGACACGGTCGCCCGCCTGGGCGGGGACGAGTTCGTGATGGTCTGCCCGGCCGTCGCGGACATCGACCATGCCCGGAGCATCGCCTCCCGTGTCGTGCACCGGATGGACGAGCCCTTCGACGTCGACGGCGAGCCGTTGATGGTGACGGCCAGCGTCGGGGTGACCCTCGCCGACGGGCGCGACGGCAGCGTGCGCGACGTGCTGCGGCGCGCCGACGCCGCCCTCTACGCCGCCAAGGACCACGGTCGCTCGCGCTACGAGGTCTTCGACGCCGCGGAGCAGGGCAGCGCGGCCGCGGTCTGA